One region of Gigantopelta aegis isolate Gae_Host chromosome 7, Gae_host_genome, whole genome shotgun sequence genomic DNA includes:
- the LOC121377933 gene encoding deleted in malignant brain tumors 1 protein-like — MIWKYGLLLTLFLIYSSFIKDISSDSMCFYNLTANSTVQTFTSPGYPNHYDNNERCEWLIQAESSNLTIIAELVECRTEGRIYDFISVYNGPDRNSTRIALWGGTVQNTLTVPSSGNRMYISFQSDSSVTNRGFVIRYYQSNNAGEFVVTVCISRETAKHSDIKSTSKRSCNNP; from the exons ATGATTTGGAAATACggattattattaacattgttTCTCATATATTCATCATTCATTAAGGACATTTCCTCGG ATTCTATGTGTTTCTACAACTTGACAGCAAACTCCACCGTCCAGACATTTACCTCCCCTGGCTATCCAAATCACTATGACAA TAATGAGCGGTGTGAGTGGCTAATACAGGCGGAGTCCAGCAATCTGACAATCATCGCAGAGCTGGTCGAGTGTCGGACAGAAGGCAGAATCTACGACTTTATCTCTGTATACAATG GACCTGACAGGAACAGTACCAGAATCGCCCTGTGGGGTGGAACTGTGCAGAACACGCTCACAGTTCCCAGCAGTGGAAACAGGATGTACATTTCCTTCCAGTCAGACAGCTCCGTAACCAATCGAGGTTTCGTCATCAGATATTACCAGTCCAATAACGCAGGTGAGTTTGTTGTCACTGTTTGCATCAGTCGCGAGACTGcgaaacacagtgatataaAGTCTACTTCAAAACGTTCATGTAATAATCCATAA